The window GACGACATATCGATCGTCTACCAGTCCGAGCAGACGGACGTCTCGCCCAGCGCCAGCGTCACGGCGACCGGGCCCAACGGGACGACGGTCTCGCGGGACCTCTCCATCGGCACCGTCGGCACCGTCATGGAGAACCTGAACGTCTCCGAGCTCGACCACGGCGAGGTCGACGTCGACGTCGCGGCGGACGGCGTCAACCTGCGGACGCAACTGGTCGCGCGGGAGACGTTCGACACGGACGGCGACGGTATTCCGGACGCCGTCGAGGAGCGGAACTGGACGATGCCGACCGCGAGCGGGGAGACGTTCTCGACGTCGCCGACGGTGGCCGACACGGACGACGACGGCATCCCCGACGGCGAGGAGGTCGAGTTCGAGCGCAGGGTCGTCGACGGCGAACTCCGGACCACGCTGGCCGTCGTGCGGTCCGACCCGACCGAGGTCGACAGCGACGACGACGGGCTGACCGACCCCGAGGAGAACCGCGGCTGGGACACCCACCTCGCGATCGACGTCGACCAGGCAGAGGCGTTCGTCGAGGCGCGCAAGAACGGCGGCGACGCGGTCGACGTGCTGTTCCACCAGAACATGAGCTCCGACCCGCTGCAGAGGGACGCCGACGGCGACGGGCTCACCGATCCCGAGGAGCGCCGGCTGGGACTCAATCCGAACGTCGCGGACTCCGACGGGGACGGGGTCCCCGACAGAGAGGAGCACCGGGAGGACGGCGACCCGGCGATCCACGACCACGAGGCCCCGACGGTCAACCCCTACGAGATCAGCGCGAACAACATCCAGCGGACGAGCTACTCGGTCGTGGTCGGCGTCACCGACCCGAGCGGGTTCACGACCGTCGAGTTCCACAAGAAGGGTAATCGGCAGGTCCACATCACCGAGGACGCAGAGACGGCCGACGCCTACCGGCGCACCTTCAGCGTCGACCGGGGATACTTCGATCAGATCGTCACGGGCGCCAGCAGCTTCGTCACGCCGGCGGACGTCGACGTGCGGACCGTCGACGTCCACGGCAACGCCGACCGCCGGACGCTGCAGGGACCGGACGGCTTCGGCGAGGCCGCGCGGACGTACGACCGGCTCCCGATCGAGGCCGGCGAGACCGGCTTCGTCGGGCTGATGAGCTTCTCCTCTGGCGTGACGACGGTCGTCGGCGAGGCCATCTTCGGTATCGTTGAGATGCTCACCAATCCCCGGCAGTACGCCGAGCAGATGATCCAGTTCGCCGAGATGATCGTGGACAACCCGGCGATCATCACGAAGCTGCCGGGGATGATGGCCGAGCAGATCAGCCAGCAACACGAGACGCGCAATCCCTTCGACTACGACGACGAGCACTACACCACCTTCGGGGGCGGCTGGTCCTTCGGCTACGCGACGGGGACGGTCGCACCTGCGGCGGCGTCCGGCGGCGGGAGCGTCCTCCAGAAGGGGCTGAGCAGCTCCCGCAAGCTCCAGCGGATGGTCGACGCGGCCGACTCGGCGGTGCCCTCGCGGACGCCGACCGCGCTGCGGCCCGGCGTGCTGCGTCGCGCGGGCAAGATCGATCAGCGACTGCCCGACGTGAACGTCCGGACGGGGACACTGAGCGCACGGTTGAACGACCTGCCGGGGCCCAAGCGCCAGCAGGTCGTCGACCAGTTCGACGAGCTGGACGACGGGACCCGACAGTACCTCGGTCGATCTGACGTGGATGCACCGGCCAGTGAGGCGGCCGACCTGTTCCGCAACGCCGGTCCGAGCGGCCGGCGGACGCTGGACGCGCTGTCCGAGTCCGATCCGGACGCCGCCGACGCGCTGTTGCGGATCGACGATCCCGGAACGCAGCGGCGGTTCGTCAGAGCGTACGACCAGGGTGACGCCGACGCCGACGAGCTGTCGACCGCGCTCAGGCGATACGATGGGCTGGAGTGGGATCAGCAGAGGGACTATCAGGAATTCATCCGAACGTCCGGTGACGACGCCGTCCGGTTCGCGAGCGAAGCAGACGGTGATACGTTCGATACCGTCCTCTCGATCGGCTGTGGTGCCGGGCGGCTTCCCAACGTCGCTGCGGCGTCTTCACCGGGCAGCGATCGGTTCCTCGCAGTCGGTTCCCTGCAGAGTGGCGCTGCATGTGTCCCAGACGACGTCGCTGACGACTTCCGTCGTACGATCGGTGACGCGGCGAGCGAGGACAGTTCCCTCGATTCGTTCCAGCAGATACGTGCCGCTGTCGTTCGCGTCGAAGGATTCGAGGACCAGGTCGCACGTGAACGGGCGATTCGGACGGTCGCCGGCGGGTCCGAACACACCGTTCGCGCGATCGCAGACGTGAGTGAGACGCGGTTCGACCGGGTCGTCAGGCTCGACGTCGAGTCGCTGGACAGTGGGCTCTCGCCGTCCGAGGCGACGACGTTCCGAGCAAATCTCCTCAGACAGTCCGTCGACGGCTACGACCGACAGCCGCCCGTCGATCGCTACCTCGACGATCTGGAAACGATCAGTGACGGGATGGAAGACGGCGTAGCGGTCGAAGACGCTGGTGCAGTCGTCGAGGAGTTCGCAGACGACGCGTACCGCGGGCGGTACAGTAGTTACGAGGGCCAGGCGTTCGAAGCGCGGCGCGTGGCTAACTACGTCTCCGAAGCCCGCGACGGGGACGACGTCCGTTCGATAGAGATGGAATTCGGTGTGTCCTCGGACGGCAAAGACGTCGACTATCGCGTCAGACGATACAGCGGCGACGAGTTCATCGAAGCGAAGTCGCCCGAAAACAGGTTGAGTAGGAGCTTCATCGGTGACCAGCTCGATAGCGCACAGGGGAAGTTCAGGGAGATCGACGACGGTATCCAATCCCGGGATTCCCGCGTGCTCGAGATGGAACGCAGGAACCCGGACGATCTGTCTGACGGCGATATAGAAGAGCGTGTGCAACAATACGTTCGCAACGTCCGGGACGAGCAGAACGAAATGTTCGTCGATGAGGTCAGGATAGTAGAGGACGACCGGACTCTCACGATCGAGATCGACGACGGTACCGTCACGTCCCGCGTCGATTCGTAGGTATAATTGAGTTCGGGCTGGCAGAAATATTATAGATGGACGCCAACGTCGATTTCCTCGCAGCAGACGTCGACGTCGAAGAGAACTGGGTGTTCGAGATCCCGGCCACTGTTTCGACTGTCAGTCAACAGCCGGGGGAGATTCTGGACTGCGTCGAGGCGGTACTCGACTGCCTGTCCCCGTTCACGAAGTTCAGGTCCTGTGAATTGACGGTCCAGTTGTTCGAGGAAGACGTCCAGCACGCGGAGCGAATCGATACCGGGCCGACTGACGTCCGAACTGTCGAAGTTGACCTCGAGGAGTCCGAAACGGACGGCGATCGCGTAACGGCAGCGGCCATTCGAGAGCGGCTCACGCGGATCGACGGTCCGTCCGATTACGCGCTCGTGTCGACTCTCTCTTTCGCGGACGGGGCGACCCGCGTCAGACTCGACGGGTTCGACGGGGATATTGACACTGAGAGCACCGACTTGTATAGGACTGTCAAGCACGGTGAGATCCGGGGGCCTGCCAGGCTCGATCCGATTCAACTCGAGATCAGTGACAAGGAGCGTCTGGGGGACGACGCGGGCATGATATACGAGATCAGGCTACGAACCCCGACGGAGATCTGGTTCGGTCGCAACGAGCTCGCGGAGGTGAACAGGGAGCGGTTCGCCGACGCGCTCTCCTGTCTTCACAGGTCGTTCCCGGATGGGGACCGTCACTTCGGCGGGGAACCGCGAGGCGAGTGCGCACCTCGAGAACAGCCGTGGATTCGACCGCTCGTTCCGTGGTTCGACGGCGAGTGACGGTCTACGACTGTCAGCTCGTAGTCGCCGACTGGGTTCCGGAAATCGCTCGACAGCGCCACGAGAGAGCGGTTCCCAGCGGCCGTCGACGACGTGGACTCGCTGGAGAAACCGGGCGGGAAGGTCGAGTCGAACGTCGACGGGATCGACCGCTGGATCGAACGGGAACTACTCTGCGACGGGCTAACGCGCGGAGCCGCTGGCGAAACCGACGGAAAAGAGGCGGTGCCGATCAGTCCTGATCGGGTTCGCTGGTGGACTGGGAGGGACCGCCGGAGAAGACGAACTCGTGTTCGGCCTCGGTCTCGAAGCGCTCGAGGATGTCGCCCAGCGGGCGGGCGTAGCGCTTGAGCCGCTCGGCGCGCGAGGAGACCTCGTTCAGTTCGGCGGCTTGTTCCTCGGCCGCGCCGGCGACGTTCTCGGACTCGGCCATCATGCCCTCGCTGGTGTCGGCGGCGTCCTGCAGTTCCGTGGCGACGGAGCGGAAGCCTTCCAGCGAGCCGCTCACGTCGACGTCGGCCTCGGACTCCAGTTCTTCGAGGCTGGCGACGAGCTCGTCGAGGTCCTCGGAGATGGCCTGGAGCCGGTCCTGCTGGTCGTAGGCGTCGTCGGAGATCTTCTGGACGGACTCGGCGACCTGCTCGGAGGCGTCCCGGACGGACTGGGCGCTCTCGAGGACGACGTCACTGGAGTCGGCCACCTCGTCGGAGAAGCTCTTGAGCTGACCGGTCGTCTTCTCCAGTTCGTTCATCATCTCGTTGAACTCCTGGGCGATGCGGTCCATCGACTCGTTCTCGCCGTCGGTGTCCATCCGGCTGGTCATGTCGCCGCCGGCGGTCTCCTCCATGACCGTGCTGAACTCGTCGGCCTTCTCCTGGAGGTAGTTGTTCATCTCCATGGCCTCGGCGCGGGACACCTCGGCCTCCTTGCGGGCCTTCTCGGCCTCGTCGATCTGGCGCTTCAGCGAGTCGCGCATGTCGGCGAAGCCGTCGTACAGCTGGCCGATGTTGTCGATCCGCGCGGAGGCGATCTCGACGTCGAGGTTGCCCTCGCGCATCTCGTCGGCCTTGCGCCGGAGCCGATCGATCGAGGACGCGGTGTTGTACCCCAGCGCGATGCCGACGCCGCCGATCATGACGACGGCGGCCAGCGTCGCGACGATGCCGCCCTGCTCGATCTGCTCGACCCAGCCGAAGACGGCCGAGGCCGGCGCGTGCACGAGCACGACCCAGTCGGTGTCCTCGACGGGCGCGTACCCGACGGTGTACTCCTCGTTCAGGACGTCCCCGTTGGCGTCCATCCGGGCCACGACGCCGGCGTCGTCGTCGGAGCCGCGGAGGTCCTCGGCCCACTGGATGGGTTCCCTGGCCGCCTCGTCCTGGCTGTACGTCTGCAGCGCTTCGCCGCCGAGACTGTCGCCCTCGGCGCCTTCGTCGATCATGATCGTCTCGTCACCGCTGTGGACGACCTGGGTGAATCCGCCGGGGGCGCGCTCGGCGCCCTTGAGGTCGTCGGCGATGCCCTCGACGCTGTATTCGATCAGGAGGTAGCGGTCGTCGGCGGAGGAGACGGGACTGAGGAAGCCGACGACCGGGCCGGTCTCACCCAGATATACCTGCGACGTCTGCACGTCGCCGGACTGGGAGAAGGAGGGATCCGCGGCCCAGCCGCGGTTCACCTCGGAGACGGGCGCGTCCTCGGGGAGCGACGTGCTCGCGACGACGTTGGTCCCGCTGAGGGAGCTCTCGACGAGGTGGATGTCGTTGACCTCGGAGGACAGCCCCGACTGTTCGTTGCTCAGGGCCGTCCCGAGGCCCTCGTCGCTGCTCCACGTGTCCTCGTTGGACACGAGGCGCGTGGTCAGGCGGTTACGCGTGATCCACCGCTGGACCAGGTCCGCCTCCTGTGCGGCCACGTTCTGGTACTCCGCCTCGACGTTCGACTGCGTCTGGCTCTTGACCTCCTGGGTCGCCGCGATGCCGATGACGCCGATCGAGAGCGCCATTACCATCAGGACGATGCCGAACTTCAGTGCGAAGCTCCGCCTGATGACGTCCGGCGTCACCCGCTGGAGGAGCGATTCCTCGGTCCGTTCCACGTCGGAGTTCCCGTCTCCGGCCATCACCGGATCACCCCGCGTTCTCCCCGACCGCCGGTTCCCGCACCACGTGAACGTTCAACTGCCGCTGGTCGACGCGTCGTCCCACAGTCCATAGGTTTGTGTGCTGAATTAGTTCACATAAGCCTTTGGAGCGTTACATCTGGTTACCAGTCGCTCGTCCGACGGATCCGGCGAGTCGCCGCGGCCGTCTCGCCGAGCGCCCCGGTGAGTTCGAGGGGATTTATACTGACCCGCGGCCCACGGGCGCACGTGACCGACCTCGTCACCTTCGGGGAGACGATGCTCCGGCTCTCCCCGCCCCACGGCGAACGCATCGAGACGGCCGATCAGTACGACGTCCACGTCGCGGGGGCCGAGAGCAACGTCGCGACGGCGGCCCAGCGGCTCGGACTGGACGCCGCCTGGACGTCGAAGCTCCCCGACTCGCCGCCGGGCCGGAAGGTCGCCAACGAGCTCCGCGGCCACGGCGTCACCGTCGACGTCGTCTGGAGCGACGAGGGCCGGCAGGGCACCTACTACCTCGAGACGGGCGAGGCCCCGCGTGGCAACAACGTCATCTACGACCGGCGGGACGCCGCCGTGACGACGGCCAGCACCGAAGAGCTCCCCGTCGACCGGATCGAATCGGCCGAGGCGTTCCACACGACGGGAATCACGCCGGCGCTGTCGGACACGCTCGAGGAGACGACGGCGGACCTGCTTGCCGCCGCGCAGGATGCAGGGACGACGACGTCGTTCGACCTGAACTACCGCTCGAAGCTCTGGGAGCCCGCCGAGGCCCGACCGGTCCTCGAAGGCCTGTTCCCCGACGTGGACGTCCTCGTGGTGGCCGAGCGGGACGCCGAGAACGTCCTCGACAGGACCGGCGACGCCGAGTCCATCGCCGGCGGCCTGGCAGACGACTTCGGCATCGAGGTCGTCATCGTCACCCGCGGGTCCCGCGGCGCGCTCGCGCTCGCGGACGGCGAGACGTCCGAGCAGCCGACGTTCGAGGCGAGCAACGCTCACCCCGTCGGTACGGGCGACTCCTTCGTGGGCGGGTTCCTCTCGCAGTACGTGCGGGGCGCCGAGGTCCCGGAGGCCATGGAGTACGGCTCGGCGACGGCGGCGCTGAAGCGGTCGGTCCCCGGGGATCTGGCCGTCGTGACCCCCGACGAGGTCGAGGCCGTCATCGAGGGCGGTACCGCCGACATCTCCCGGTAGCGCGACCGACACTGATCGCCGGACGCGGCCGGGCCGGTTCGCTGACAGGACGGTGACGGGTCGCCAACGCTTTTATCCCCACCGTCGTAGCCCCGGTCATGAACGGTCACATCGCCTCTCGCGGAGGGCACAGCGATGCGTAGCGCGACCACGGAGGGCACAGCGATGCGGAGCGCGAAGATCGTCTGCACGATCGGGCCGGCCTCGGAGTCCGTCGAGACGATGACGGAACTGGCCGAGGCGGGCATGTCGGTCGCGCGGCTCAACGCCAGCCACGGCTCGCCGGAGCACCGCCGGGAGATGATCGACCGGATCCGGGAGGTCGACGCGACGACCGACCAGCCCGTCGCGGCGATGCTGGACATGCCGGGCCCCGAGGTCCGGACGGCGCCGATCCGCGACGAGATCCACCTCGAGGAGGGCACCACGGTGCGGTTCGTCGAGGGCGACGAGGCGACCCCCGAGGAGGTCGGGCTCTCGGTGTCCATCGCCGCCGTCGAGCCCGGCGACCGCGTCCTGCTGGACGACGGGCGCATCGAGACGACCGTCCAGCGCGTCGAGGGCGGGACGGTCTACGCCGACGTCGAGAGCGGCGGCGACCTCGGGGCCCGCAAGGGCGTCAACGTCCCCGGCGTCGACCTGGACCTGCCGACGATCACCGAGAACGACGAGGCGGAACTGGACGTGGCCGCCGAGAAGGAACCGGACTTCGTCGCGGCCTCGTTCGTCCGCTCGGGCGAGGACATCTACGAGATCGAGTCGGCGATGGAGGAGCGGGGCATCGACATCCCGATCATCGCCAAGATCGAGCGCGCGGGCGCGGTCGAGAACCTCGACTCGATCATCGACGCGGCCTACGGCGTGATGGTCGCCCGCGGCGACCTCGGCGTCGAGTGTCCCCTCGAGGACGTCCCGATGATCCAGAAGCGGATCATCCGGAAGTGCAACGAGGAGGGCGTGCCGGTCATCACCGCCACGGAGATGCTGGACTCGATGGTCACCGAGCGCCGGCCGACCCGCGCCGAGACCTCCGACGTGGCCAACGCCGTCCTCGACGGGACGGACGCGGTCATGCTCTCCGGGGAGACGGCCATCGGCGACCACCCCGTCCGCGTCGTCGAGACGATGGACAGCATCGTCCGCTACATCGAGGGCAGCGACGAGTACGCGGAGACCCGCGAGCAGCGGGTGCCCGCCGCCGACAACACACGGACCGACGCGCTGGCCCGGTCGGCCCGCTTCCTGGCGCGGGACATCGGCGCATCCGCCGTCGTCGCCGCCTCCGAGTCCGGCTACACCGCGCTGAAGGCCGCGAAGTTCCGGCCGTCGATCCCGGTGGTCGCGACCACGCCCAGCGAGGAGGTCCGCCGTCAGCTCGCCCTCAGCTGGGGGATCATCCCGGTCACGACCGAGTACACCACCGACGGCGCCGACGCCATCATCCAGAACGCGGTCCAGTCCGCCATCGACACGGGCGCCGCGGAGGGCGGCGACACCGTCGTCGTCCTCTCCGGCATGATGACCGAACTGGAGGGGATCAACACGGCGAACATGCTGAAGGTCCACGTCGCGGCCGAGACCATCGCCCGGGGCCGGTCGGTCGTCGACGGCCTCGTCACCGGCCCGATCCACTACGCGCCGGACGGGGACCTGAGCGACGTCCCCGATGGCGCGGTCGTCTCCGTGCCCGCGGACTTCGAGGGCGAGTTCGTCGGCGACCCCGAGTCGATCGGCGGCCTCGTCGACGCCCACGAGGGCATGACCAGCTACGCCGCCATCGTCGCGCGCGAACTGGGGATCCCGATGATCTCCGACGTCGACCGACCGGACGTGGCCGACGGCACCGTCGTCACGCTCGACGCCGAGCGGGGCGTGCTCTACGAGGACGCCGTCGGCGAGCGCGACCGGGACTGACGCGGTCTCGCTCCGGCCACGTCCCGTCACCGCTGGTCGACGGACCCCGATGCGAGACGCCATCGTCCGGCAGTAGTGACCACTTTCTCGGCAGGTACGCGTCGCCGGGGTCGCGCAAGATATGTGTAGTTAAGTAGCGGACGGCCGACCGCTCACGTACAATGGCCGCTTACGCAGGGGTCGACCTCGGCGCGACGAACGTCCGCGCCGTCGTCGGCGACGAGTCCGGTCGGGAGCTGGGCTCGGACGCGGGCGAGACGCCGCGTGGCCCCAACGGGATCGCCGTCACCGAGGCCGTCCTGGACACGCTCCGGGGCGCCTGTGAGGACGCGGACGTCGCGCCCGGTTCGATCGAGGCCGCCGGCATCGGGTCGATCGGTCCGCTCGATCTGGCCGGCGGCGCCGTCGACAACCCCGCGAACCTGCCGGACACGATCGACCGGATCCCCCTGACGGGGCCGGTCGGCGAGCTCATCGACTCCGATCGGGTCTACCTCCACAACGACACCACGGCCGGCGTGATCGGCGAGCGCTACTTCAGCGACCGCAACCCCGACGACATGGTGTACCTGACCATCTCGTCGGGCATCGGCGCCGGCATCTGCGTGGACGGCGACATCCTGGCCGGCTGGGACGGCAACGCCGGCGAGGTCGGGCACATGACCATCGATCCCACCGGACTGATGACCTGTGGCTGCGGCGCCGAGGGCCACTGGGAGGCGTACTGCTCCGGCAACAACATCCCCCGCTACGCGACCGCGCTGCACCGCGAGGACCCCGTCCCCACGGAACTGCGCGTCGACGACGGCGACTTCGGCGCCGCGGACGTCTTCGCGGCCGCCAAGCGCGGCGACGAGTTCGCCGAGTACGTCATCGAGCAGGTCGGGCACCTGAACGCCATCGGCGTCGCCAACATCGTCAACTCCTACGCGCCGCTGGTCGTCTACGTCGGCGGCGCCGTCGCGCTGAACAACCCCGACGAGGTCCTCGAACCGATCAGAGAGCAGATCCCGCCGATGCTCATGGCGAATCTCCCGGACATCAAACTGACCCAGCTCGGCGACGACGTCGTCGTGATGGGCGCGCTCGCCTCCGGCATCACGGGCGGCACCGGCGAGCGGTAGGTCGGCGACGCCGCGGGGGTCTCGGAGTCACTCCCGGTGGAGGGAGTCACTGCCGGAGGTCGTACAGCCGACGGAACGCCGCGGACGGGAACCGCAGCTCCACGCGGCTGGGCGGGCGACCGCGCCCGTCCCACTCCTCCGACTGGACGCGCTCGACGACGCCGACCTCGGCCATCTCGTAGAGGAAGCGCTTGACCGTGCCCGGCGAGAGGTCGACCTCGGGGTCCGAGCCGATGGCCGCCGTCGTCTCGGTGACCGACTCGCGGTCGGCCGGGTCGAGGTCGACGAGTCTCCGCAAGACGACCTGTCTGTTCTCCGGGAGCGCGAACGCCCGGCCCAGCGAGACGCGGGGCTCGGGCACCTCCTCGATGGCGGCGTCGACGTCGCCCTCGCCGATGGTCCGCCGGTCCGCGCGGGCGGCGCGGTCGGCGGCGACGAAGACCACCGCCAGCGCGTCGTGCGCGTTCCCGTCGGCCCAGTCCGCGACGCGGCGCGCGAGGGCGTGATCGACAGCCCGGCGGGCGAGCCCGGCCGACATGCGCTCCATCAGGAGGTCGACGAGCGTCTGTCGGCGGTACGGGTCGACCGCGACGGCCGTCGCCGTGTACGTGGTCAGCGCCACGTCGCCGGGCTCGGCCCGTCCGACGGCGAGCCAGCTCACGTTGCTCGGCAGGCTCGCGAAGCGGTCGATCAGCTCGTCCGCCCCGGCGGCCCCCGGGTCGTCGACGTGGTCGACGGCGACGACGGCCCCGGCCGAGTCGCCCAGCACGTCGTGCAACCGGTCGCGGAGGTCGTCGGTGCTGATCCCGTGTTCCGGGACCGCCTCCCCGACGAGGGCGTCGAGGACGGCGTGGTAGAACTCGAACTCGCTCGCCGTCGATCGCCCGTCGACGTAGACGAACCGCGGGGCCGCCGGGGTCGCCGCCCTGGTGCTCGTGTGGATCGCC of the Halomicrobium salinisoli genome contains:
- a CDS encoding HAMP domain-containing protein, producing MAGDGNSDVERTEESLLQRVTPDVIRRSFALKFGIVLMVMALSIGVIGIAATQEVKSQTQSNVEAEYQNVAAQEADLVQRWITRNRLTTRLVSNEDTWSSDEGLGTALSNEQSGLSSEVNDIHLVESSLSGTNVVASTSLPEDAPVSEVNRGWAADPSFSQSGDVQTSQVYLGETGPVVGFLSPVSSADDRYLLIEYSVEGIADDLKGAERAPGGFTQVVHSGDETIMIDEGAEGDSLGGEALQTYSQDEAAREPIQWAEDLRGSDDDAGVVARMDANGDVLNEEYTVGYAPVEDTDWVVLVHAPASAVFGWVEQIEQGGIVATLAAVVMIGGVGIALGYNTASSIDRLRRKADEMREGNLDVEIASARIDNIGQLYDGFADMRDSLKRQIDEAEKARKEAEVSRAEAMEMNNYLQEKADEFSTVMEETAGGDMTSRMDTDGENESMDRIAQEFNEMMNELEKTTGQLKSFSDEVADSSDVVLESAQSVRDASEQVAESVQKISDDAYDQQDRLQAISEDLDELVASLEELESEADVDVSGSLEGFRSVATELQDAADTSEGMMAESENVAGAAEEQAAELNEVSSRAERLKRYARPLGDILERFETEAEHEFVFSGGPSQSTSEPDQD
- the pyk gene encoding pyruvate kinase is translated as MRSAKIVCTIGPASESVETMTELAEAGMSVARLNASHGSPEHRREMIDRIREVDATTDQPVAAMLDMPGPEVRTAPIRDEIHLEEGTTVRFVEGDEATPEEVGLSVSIAAVEPGDRVLLDDGRIETTVQRVEGGTVYADVESGGDLGARKGVNVPGVDLDLPTITENDEAELDVAAEKEPDFVAASFVRSGEDIYEIESAMEERGIDIPIIAKIERAGAVENLDSIIDAAYGVMVARGDLGVECPLEDVPMIQKRIIRKCNEEGVPVITATEMLDSMVTERRPTRAETSDVANAVLDGTDAVMLSGETAIGDHPVRVVETMDSIVRYIEGSDEYAETREQRVPAADNTRTDALARSARFLARDIGASAVVAASESGYTALKAAKFRPSIPVVATTPSEEVRRQLALSWGIIPVTTEYTTDGADAIIQNAVQSAIDTGAAEGGDTVVVLSGMMTELEGINTANMLKVHVAAETIARGRSVVDGLVTGPIHYAPDGDLSDVPDGAVVSVPADFEGEFVGDPESIGGLVDAHEGMTSYAAIVARELGIPMISDVDRPDVADGTVVTLDAERGVLYEDAVGERDRD
- a CDS encoding dockerin type I domain-containing protein; this encodes MSDHLRPVLALALAALLVTSPIAAAVPAGAFAAAGNDGGVGSAGNDGTVGSAGNDGGVGSAGNDGPALTPPDAVVGSQRPADPDGDGLYEDVNGDGVVNVVDSQALLAHLDDPAVVDNAGAYDFTGDGQTGPSDVQWLYVHAVGPEDGDADGDGLDNEREIALGTNAFSSDTDDDGISDWTETDGGQPVDTDGDGVIDARDRDSDGDRVPDLREGTNDTDGDGRPDYRDVDDDGDGIPTRIEVRDGANFSHDVDFDGTPNWRDADADGDGTPDGEEGTGDADGDGMPDYLDNDRDNDGLPDYYERNVTGTDPADNDSDSPKTDYDEADNDVIDGMEDHDQDTLGTYREYTLGTDPFDNDTDGDGLTDGFESRYQEFDPLAADTDGDGVVDGAADTDGDGLDNAAEDANGTRFDVADTDGDGLTDGREVELGTDPTVRDSDGDGLPDAEELELGTDPLDEDTDDDGVLDGSETFETTADDEETGVSVALRGGGDVAGDVTVDPKPTYFEGTDASAGPTVRVTNRTDFENATVAIPIDDAVPESEYDNLSVYKWNGSANDTWTPVETTVENGTASATVDSFSYFTVLDADEWVGATNLDLGETVRLNESDTVACTDACETRNNTTLVLGGEPTARKITVEQGDRTFDVVPLSNGQTIENFYDYGDAEINSPLPVAKSDVSRLFFWSGPDGLSLVTVHDKPRDGSGAAVSFDFTDLPTDEGRWVVEDDPGDFDDGPTSPDWSWNNDNTDGGAFRGGLTNASITIDPRFNGAADRRPLTSGTLDDWQVLTGRATDPENHSLAMNESITVHVPDDPSEDESEDETGPGDSGSASVTYDLDRRTDDISIVYQSEQTDVSPSASVTATGPNGTTVSRDLSIGTVGTVMENLNVSELDHGEVDVDVAADGVNLRTQLVARETFDTDGDGIPDAVEERNWTMPTASGETFSTSPTVADTDDDGIPDGEEVEFERRVVDGELRTTLAVVRSDPTEVDSDDDGLTDPEENRGWDTHLAIDVDQAEAFVEARKNGGDAVDVLFHQNMSSDPLQRDADGDGLTDPEERRLGLNPNVADSDGDGVPDREEHREDGDPAIHDHEAPTVNPYEISANNIQRTSYSVVVGVTDPSGFTTVEFHKKGNRQVHITEDAETADAYRRTFSVDRGYFDQIVTGASSFVTPADVDVRTVDVHGNADRRTLQGPDGFGEAARTYDRLPIEAGETGFVGLMSFSSGVTTVVGEAIFGIVEMLTNPRQYAEQMIQFAEMIVDNPAIITKLPGMMAEQISQQHETRNPFDYDDEHYTTFGGGWSFGYATGTVAPAAASGGGSVLQKGLSSSRKLQRMVDAADSAVPSRTPTALRPGVLRRAGKIDQRLPDVNVRTGTLSARLNDLPGPKRQQVVDQFDELDDGTRQYLGRSDVDAPASEAADLFRNAGPSGRRTLDALSESDPDAADALLRIDDPGTQRRFVRAYDQGDADADELSTALRRYDGLEWDQQRDYQEFIRTSGDDAVRFASEADGDTFDTVLSIGCGAGRLPNVAAASSPGSDRFLAVGSLQSGAACVPDDVADDFRRTIGDAASEDSSLDSFQQIRAAVVRVEGFEDQVARERAIRTVAGGSEHTVRAIADVSETRFDRVVRLDVESLDSGLSPSEATTFRANLLRQSVDGYDRQPPVDRYLDDLETISDGMEDGVAVEDAGAVVEEFADDAYRGRYSSYEGQAFEARRVANYVSEARDGDDVRSIEMEFGVSSDGKDVDYRVRRYSGDEFIEAKSPENRLSRSFIGDQLDSAQGKFREIDDGIQSRDSRVLEMERRNPDDLSDGDIEERVQQYVRNVRDEQNEMFVDEVRIVEDDRTLTIEIDDGTVTSRVDS
- a CDS encoding Cdc6/Cdc18 family protein — its product is MDIAARIRRRQRRDGQPRLIQDYESLSPVAHVAEPSDRGPLLERLLDHLDPAFDGTLPPNAYLYGPAGSGKSAVVTALFAELERLCTDRSSAIHTSTRAATPAAPRFVYVDGRSTASEFEFYHAVLDALVGEAVPEHGISTDDLRDRLHDVLGDSAGAVVAVDHVDDPGAAGADELIDRFASLPSNVSWLAVGRAEPGDVALTTYTATAVAVDPYRRQTLVDLLMERMSAGLARRAVDHALARRVADWADGNAHDALAVVFVAADRAARADRRTIGEGDVDAAIEEVPEPRVSLGRAFALPENRQVVLRRLVDLDPADRESVTETTAAIGSDPEVDLSPGTVKRFLYEMAEVGVVERVQSEEWDGRGRPPSRVELRFPSAAFRRLYDLRQ
- a CDS encoding ROK family protein, which translates into the protein MAAYAGVDLGATNVRAVVGDESGRELGSDAGETPRGPNGIAVTEAVLDTLRGACEDADVAPGSIEAAGIGSIGPLDLAGGAVDNPANLPDTIDRIPLTGPVGELIDSDRVYLHNDTTAGVIGERYFSDRNPDDMVYLTISSGIGAGICVDGDILAGWDGNAGEVGHMTIDPTGLMTCGCGAEGHWEAYCSGNNIPRYATALHREDPVPTELRVDDGDFGAADVFAAAKRGDEFAEYVIEQVGHLNAIGVANIVNSYAPLVVYVGGAVALNNPDEVLEPIREQIPPMLMANLPDIKLTQLGDDVVVMGALASGITGGTGER
- the kdgK1 gene encoding bifunctional 2-dehydro-3-deoxygluconokinase/2-dehydro-3-deoxygalactonokinase — encoded protein: MTDLVTFGETMLRLSPPHGERIETADQYDVHVAGAESNVATAAQRLGLDAAWTSKLPDSPPGRKVANELRGHGVTVDVVWSDEGRQGTYYLETGEAPRGNNVIYDRRDAAVTTASTEELPVDRIESAEAFHTTGITPALSDTLEETTADLLAAAQDAGTTTSFDLNYRSKLWEPAEARPVLEGLFPDVDVLVVAERDAENVLDRTGDAESIAGGLADDFGIEVVIVTRGSRGALALADGETSEQPTFEASNAHPVGTGDSFVGGFLSQYVRGAEVPEAMEYGSATAALKRSVPGDLAVVTPDEVEAVIEGGTADISR